A part of Anas acuta chromosome 26, bAnaAcu1.1, whole genome shotgun sequence genomic DNA contains:
- the RPS15 gene encoding small ribosomal subunit protein uS19: MAEVEQKKKRTFRKFTYRGVDLDQLLDMSYEQLMQLYSARQRRRLNRGLRRKQHSLLKRLRKAKKEAPPMEKPEVVKTHLRDMIILPEMVGSMVGVYNGKTFNQVEIKPEMIGHYLGEFSITYKPVKHGRPGIGATHSSRFIR, from the exons ATG GCGGAGGTGGAGCAGAAGAAGAAGCGGACCTTCAGGAAGTTCACCTACAGGGGGGTGGACCTGGACCAGCTCCTCGACATGTCCTA CGAGCAGCTGATGCAGCTGTACAGCGCCCGCCAGCGCCGCCGCCTCAACCGGGGGCTGCGCCGCAAGCAGCACTCGCTGCTCAAGCGCCTGCGCAAGGCCAAGAAGGAGGCGCCGCCCATGGAGAAGCCCGAGGTGGTGAAAACCCACCTGAGGGACATGATCATCCTCCCCGAGATGGTGGGCAGCATGGTGGGCGTCTACAACGGCAAAACCTTCAACCAGGTGGAGATCAAG CCCGAGATGATCGGCCACTACCTGGGGGAGTTTTCCATCACCTACAAACCCGTGAAGCACGGCCGGCCCGGTATCGGCGCCACCCACTCCTCCCGCTTCATCCGCTGA